A segment of the Lolium perenne isolate Kyuss_39 chromosome 3, Kyuss_2.0, whole genome shotgun sequence genome:
CTCGATGCGGAATTTCGCAACACGCCACAAGGCGACATGAGTGTCCATGATTACTGCGCCAAGCTCAAGTCTCTTGCCGATGCTCTCGGTGACGTTGGTGAGAAGATCTCGGATGACACCCTCGTCCTCACGGTTCTACGCGGCCTCATAGAGCAATACAGCCACCTCCGCTCCTTCCTCCCCTACCAGGTGCCGTTCCCCACGTTCTTGCAGATACGCTCCGCCCTGGTTCTCGAGGAGGCGCAAAAGAAGACTGATGTCAAGCATGCGGCCTCTACCGCGCTCTGGGCTAGCGGCAATAGCGTGCCTCCCAACGGCGGCACCACATCGCACGCCGGGGGCGCCTCTCCTCCTGCCGGTCCTGGCGGTGGCCCTCCTTATCCGCGCGCTCCTTCGTCCCTCCAGCCCGGCGTCTTCACCAACTTCAGCCGGGGTGGTGGCAGCGGAGGCCGCCGTGGACGTGGCGGTGGCCGCGGCCGTGGCCGTGACAGCAACAGTCCCTGGATGTTTAATCCCTGGACCGGTCTCCCCACGCGCGCTCATCAGctccagcagcagcagccatcGCTGCCCTCCTCATGGCAGCCCCGTTGGCGCGCCCCGACCCCCAGCCTCTTGGGGCCTCGACCAGCTCTGCCACCGTACCAGGCTTACACCGCCACCGGCTACCAGCAGCCCTCCAGTAACATGATGATCACTCAGCagccgcagcagcaacagcagatTGACCCAGCTCTTCTTACAGCTCTCCAGAACTTGCAGCTCCCTGGCGGCCAGGAGTGGGTCATGGACTCCGGCGCCTCGTCTCATATGGCATCCGATCACGGTATTCTCTCCTCCTCCGTCCCCTTTTCAGCACATAAAATCATAGTGGGCAATGGTGCTTCTCTCCCTGTAACACATACCGGCTCTCACACCTTCACCCTTAATTCCAAAAACTTCTTACTTCGTCATATTCTAATTGTTCCACACATTATCAAAAATCTTATTTCTGTTCGCCAGTTTACCATCAAAAGTTGGATTGAATCCGGGCTGCGTAATCGCAGTGCCTCGGCCCTCCTCATATATTTATAGACAATTACAAATACACAATACAAGTATAGAATACGTATTTAGCTAGGTGACTTGGAGTAAGCTCCAAGTTGATCAGCCGGTGCCTCCTTATCTAACACGCCCCCGCAGTCTGAACCTGGGAGAGCATCGACGTGAAGACTGGATCGGAATTCCCTGAACAAAATAGTCGGCAGGCCTTTGGTGAAAATGTCAGCATACTGTGATGTAGATGGCACATGTAACACATGAACAGCGCCGAGAGCCACCTTCTCCCGAACAAAATGAATATCGAGCTCAGTGTGTTTGGTGCGGCGATGATGAACTGGATTGGCCGACAAGTAAACAGCGCTGACATTGTCACAATACACGATAGTGGCTGTGTCAATGGGACGACGTAGCTCCTGCAATAGTTGTCGTACCCAGCAAGATTCCGCGACCACCGTGGCAACAGCGCGGTATTCGGCCTCGGCACTAGAACGAGAGACCGTTGTCTGGCGGCGAGACGACCAGCTTATCAAATTATCTCCAAGATACATGCAAAACCCCGACGTAGAGCGTCTAGTATCCGGACACCCGGCCCAATCAGCATCGGAGTAGGCAACAAGGGAATGAGAGGAGGAACGGTGCAAAGTGAGACCATGGTGGAGAGTGCCCTTAAGGTAGCGAAGAATACGTTTGATTAGAGATAAATGAGGTTCACGAGGGTCATGCATGTGTAGGCAGACTTGTTGGACGGCATAGGATATGTCAGGACGGGTGAGAGTGGCATACTGAAGAGCTCCAGCAAGGCTACGATAGAGAGACGGGTCCGAGACAGAGGAACCGGCTGTGGAGGATAGTTTGGCTTTGGTATCGATAGGTGTGGTAACGGGGTGACAATCTCTCATGCCTGCGCGAGAAAGAATATCCAGAATATATTGGTGTTGAGAGAGGTGGATGCCGGTGGGGGTACGAGTGACTGAAATGCCGAGAAAGTGATGAAGTGGACCAAGATCCTTCATGGCGAATTCACGACTGAGAGCAGAGGTGACATGGGtgagaagagatgtggtggatgcggTGAGAattatatcatcaacatataggaGAAGGTATGCAGTGTCAGAGCCCCGACGAAGAATGAATAGAGAGGCATCAGATTTGGATTCAACAAACCCGACGGAACGAGCAAACGTAGAGAAGCGTTGAAACCAAGCACGGGGGGCTTGTTTAAGGCCATAGAGGGATTTGAGAAGACGACAGACATGGTTAGGATGTTGTGGATCGATAAATCCAGAGGGTTGCTGACTATAGACCACTTCATCGAGATGACCATGGAGGAAGGCATTTTTGACGTCGAGTTGATGAATGGGCCAAGCGTGAGAGAGGGCAAGAGAGAGAACGATGCGAATGGTAGCGGGTTTAACTACAGGGCTGAAGGTTTCATCAAAGTCGACGCCGGGCTGTTGCGAGAAGCCGCGTACCACCCAACGGGCTTTGTGACGGGCAAGAGAACCATCGGAGTTATATTTGTGGCAAAAAATCCATTTTCCGCTCACAATGTTGGCACCAGGTGGGGGAGGGACAAGAGTCCAAGTTTGGTTATGTGTGAGTGCGTCGTACTCTTCCTGCATGGCCTGCCGCCAGTTAGGATCACGAAGAGCTAAGAGATAGGTAGATGGGAGTGGAGAGGAAACAATGGCAGAGAGATTGAGCCTCTCTCTGGGACCAGGGAGACGACCTGTCGTGGAGCGAGTGCGATAGACAGGAGGTGGTACGGGTTGAGGCTGAGGTGGTGTAGGTGCaggaggcgtggcggcggcggcaggagaaGGGCGCGCAGCGGGCGAAACCGGTGCCGCGGGAGGCTGGCGAGGGGCCTCGGGAGGAGGAGGTATTGCCGCGGTAGGGGACGCTGCCGGGCGAGGGGAGGGTACTGGAAGTGGTGGTGAGTCTATGGGATCGAAGAGATCAGGTGTTGGGGGTGGCGATGGTTGAACTGGTGTGTCTGGTGCATAGGGAAAGGTGTGCTCATCGAAGATGACGTGACGCGAGATAATGATGCGGCGGGTAGCGAGGTCGAGGCACCTATATCCTTTGTGACGGGAGGGGTATCCTAAAAAGACACATCTGGTGGAGCGAGGAGATAGTTTGTTGGGCGTGGTGGAGGTAATGTTCGGGTAGCAAAGGCAACCAAAGACGCGAAGAGTGTGATATGAAGGGGTGAGGCCGAAGAGGAGTTCGTAGGGGGTGGTAAGGGTCTGGGCATTGGTGGGGCGTATGTTGATTAGGAAGGTAGCGGTGTGTAGGGCTTCGGCCCAAAGGGAGGGAGGCATAGAGGCTTGAAAGAGAAGGGTGCGAATGACATTGTTGGTGGTTCGAATGGCGCGTTCGGCTTTACCGTTTTGCTGTGATGTGTGAGGGCAGGAGAAGCGAAAGAGGGTGCCATGTTTGGTGAAGAAAGAGTGGACTTGTTTGTTGTCGAATTCGCGACCATTGTCACATTGGATAGCGAGGATAGGAAGGTTAAATTGGGTGCGAGCATAGGCATGAAAGGCAGTGAAGGTAAGGAAAACATCAGATTTCTTACGAATGGGAAACGTCCAAAAATAGTGAGTATAATCATCCACAATAATGAGGTAATAACCAAAACCAGAGGTGCTAGGAATAGGCGATGTCCACAAATCACAATGTAACAATTGAAAAGGTTTGACACTAATGGACTCCGAAGGATAAAAGGGCAGCCTGATGTGGCGGCCCAACTGACACGCATGACATAAGGACGACGATGCTTTGTTTGGTGGAATTTGTTGATGTTGGTGGAGACGCTGCATGGTGTGGTGGCCAGGATGTCCAAGGCGGCGGTGCCAAAGCTCGAAGGATGAAGTGGTGAGGAGAGCTTGAGCGTCTGGTGGTCGGAGGGAGTAGAGTGGGCCGGAGCTATTGCATCGAAGAATCACGGTCTTGGTGAGAAGATCCTTCACAGTGAAACCGAAAGGGTCAAATTCAATGGAGCAAAGATTATCGATAGTGAATTGACGAACAAAAATAAGGTTTTTGATAATATGAGGAACAACTAGAATGTTACGAAGATATATGTTTTTAGGATGAAGGGGCAGTGTGTAAGAACCTATGTGTGTAACAGGAAGAGATGCACCGTTGCCgactatgattttatgtgaagaagatgGTCGAAGGGAAGAGAGTATACCATGATCGGATGCCATGTGAGACGAGGCGCCTGAATCCATAAACCACTCTTGGTTGCCGGGGAGGTGCATGTTCTGAAGTGCTGTAAGAAGAGCTGGGTCGAGCTGCTGCTGCGAGACGTGTTGCTGGGGAGGAATCATCAGACCGTTGTTCCAGGTCGGCGTCATGGGAGGAAGCTGCTGTCCGGTGGCGGTGTAGGCTTGGTGACCGGGGCGGGGGCCCAAAACGCCGGCCGTGGGTGCGCGCCAGCGTGGCTGCCATGGGGCGAGCTggagttgctgctgctgctgcgcggCCCGGGTCGGGAGCCCGGTCCACAGATTGTACATCCAGGGAGAGTTGTTGTCGCGGCCGCGGCCACGGCCACCGCCGCGACCACGGCGACCACCGTAGCCCCCACCACGGCCAGAGTTGATGAAGAGGCCAGGCTGGTAGGGCGAAGGGGGACGGGGATCGGTGCTGCCTGAGCCACCGCCACGTCCAGCCGAAGGAGCACGCTCGCCACCAGCGTGCGTGTTGATGCTGTTGCCGCTGGCCCAGAGCGCGGAGGCAGCCGCATTCTTGGCGTCGGTCTTCTTCTGTGCTTCCTCAAGGACAAGAGCAGATCGTGTTTGAAGAAAGGTGGGAAACGGCACCTGGTACGGGAGAAACGAGCGGAGATGGCTGAACTTCTCGTTGAGGCCGCGGAGGACCGTGAGGACGAGGGTTTCGTCGGAGACAGGCTGGCCGACGTCGGCGAGGGCATCGGCGAAGGACTTGAGTTTGGAGCAGTAGTCGTGGACGCTCATGTCTCCTTGCGGGGTGTTGCGGAACTCCGCGTCGATGGCGAGAGCGCGGCTTTTCTTGTTGTCGTGGAAGAGGCTGGCCGGCGCGTCCCAGATTTGCCGCGCCGTGGAGCCAGGGGCCATGATGATGCCGAGGAGATCGGAGGAGATCGAGCCATAGATCCAGGAGAGGACGGTGTAGTCGTCCCGTGCCCAGTCAGATGTGGGCGACGTGTCCGATGGCGTAGCGCCGGTGGTGCCGAGGACGTGGGCGGTGAGGCCGTAGCGCCCGAGCGCGACGAGGAAGAGTTCCCGCCACTTGGCGTAGTTGGATTCCTGCAGATCAAGGGTAACAGGGACATGGCTTTTGATAGAGGCGATGTAGGAGAAGGGAgtggggctagggtttggggaggttGTAGTGTTGTCGACGCTTTTGCCCATCTCGGCGAGGCGGCGGTCGAGTTCGGCTTGGCGAGCCTGGAGGAGGGACTCACGTTCCTTGAGCTCTTGTTCGAGCTTCTTGAGATCGTCGGCAGACGTGGTGATGGTGGCGGcgggagagagggaggagggCTAGGGTttttgaggtttagggttttagagggaaGAGAGGATCGGCtggtgctctgataccatgaaagtTGGATTGAATCCGGGCTGCGTGATCGCAGTACCTCGGCCCTCCTCATATATTTATAGACAATTACAAATACACAATACAAATATAGAATACGTATTTAGCTAGGTGACTTGGAGTAAGCTCCAAGTTGATCAGCCGGTGCCTCCTTATCTAACAACCAGCACCATTGTCAAGTTGTGTTGTGACGACGGTAGCAACAGCAAAGGTTTCAAGACGCACTGCCAGCCACGTGGTAAGGTCGGCCACACCGTCCACAAGTGTTGGGAGAAATTCAATCCCGGCTTCACCCTCAAAATCCGCTTTTTCAAATTTTCAATATCCCGAAGCAAAATCGTAGATGTTGACAATGACGTTGTGGAAATTTTAGGcgaaatattttgtattccgatCTACACAAAATGACAAATACTGACAAATAAGAAGTTTTAGGAAATTTGCACTATTTTAAGCGAAATAGTCATCATTATCAACAACTAAGATTCTTTTTAAGATTTTTTAAAACATCAAACAATCgatatcaaaaaaataaaaaaaaaaagactTCATGGAGTTCGATGGACCCCTATATTAACAACAAGAAGGCGAGCGAAGACAAAAGACATCCCTTACAAAATAATCTAAGCAAAAATTTCCATAACTATAGATCATCTAACCTTGTCACAAAGATAAAGGACAGGAGGGACTCAGGCCATCGTGAGGCGGCTAGAGAAACCCATCCAGGGTTTCGCACCCCTCGCCAGTGACGCCGCTGGTTCGCTCCGTCTCCATTGGCTTTGGAGCCTTGGCGGTGTGGTCGACCACAACCCCTTGCCACCGAGAGGGTTATCGTTCTTTGTTTAGGTTGCTTTTCAGTGTCTTTTTCGAGATGTTGAGGCGGCGGCTACACCCCGAATTCAGTATAAGGTACTCCCTGCCCTATCGTTGCTCTAGTAGTGCGTCTAGTGTCTGTGAAGGGCGCGTGGAATCGTGTGTCTAGTGGATCTCCTGGGATCCGTTCGGCTTTCGTGTTCATTGGTGCCGTTTTAGGCCAGTCTCTTTCGATTTATGGTTGTCATCATTGGCTatggttgctgctctggtgcgctGGTTCTTTGGAACCTTAGTCCGTGGACTTCTCATCTGtgtactacaacaagctctactacaaCAAACTTTGCTCGGCTCCGGTGATAGAGGGGCGAGGACGGCGGCGTGCCTTCGGCTGGCGCTAGTGTTTGTAGTCGCTGCTATATGGCTCAAAGTCCTTTCTTTTATTACTTTTGGGCTTGATTGTACTgttgttgatgattatttataGATCAGTGAAATTTTCGAAGAAAGCGAGGATAATATATTTATTGAAAAACTGGTATACTCTAAACCTTGATTTGAAGATACATATTTCTCCTGTTAAAAAAGAAGAAGATACAATTAGTCATGAACTCTTGCATGACCACCACTTCACTAGACCAATATTAACCTCACATACTGCTCGTATCAGCTTGTTATTATGAATTATCAAGCgtcatttgcaaaaaaaaaagatgaatTATCAAGCGTCCAATTATTCGTTCGTGATAGAAAAAACAATTCAGCACATTATTGCTGATGAAGCCACGTGATGGTGTCGTGGAAACAGGTCTGGAACCTCTGCATGCCAGCCGGCGGCAGAGACATGCCCACCTCAATGCCGCCGTTGCTCTGGCGGCTCTCCGCCACAGCCATCGCGCCGGTCCTCGCCACGGACACGATCTCCACCTTGGCCGGCCGCCCGAACCCAAAGTCGACGTCGTAGACCCGGAACCTCGGCGACCCCGCCACGCTCATCACCCCGCCGCCGGACGCGCTTGCCTCTCTTATCCGCTCCACCCAAAGCGCGATCTTCTCCGGCGATTCGAGTTTGCCCACCGCCTGCTCGATCGCCGCAGCCACGGCCGTGCATGCGGCGAGGAGACCATCGGAGCCGGCAGCGGCGAGCTGGTTCTTGGGTGCGGCTTGCATGACGGCGCCGATGCAGTTACCGAAGTACTCGTCCGGGATGGGATCGGGCTTCATCCGCGAGCGCTTGTCGATGGGGAAGACGAAGTAGGTCTCGCCGCTGTTACTTGCTGCATCGTGTTTAGCTCTCTGGTAGCACGACCAGATGAAGCCGAAGGTGGCGACCAGCGAGGTGCATCTCGGCGGCCTGGCGCCAGCGGCGGCGACCACGACGTCCTTCACTTGTTGTATGTCTTCCTTAGACAGCGTGAAGGTGGCGACGAGCTGGTCGTCGGCCATCTTGACGTGCTCCATCTCGTCGGTGCTCGGCAACTTGTATAGGGGGCGGCCGCCGCTTGGATCGTCGACGAGAGTCCTGTCCATGACAGGGGGCGGCGGTGCTCCTATGCCAGTGCCGGCCGCTGCGGCCCACGTATGGAGGAAGCGCGTCGATGACGCCCCGTCGCAGGCGGCGTGGTGCAGGGCCAAGCCGACGGCGAGGCCGCGGCCGCCGCGTAGAACCGTGGCCTGCACGGTGAGTACGGGGCCGACACCGACCGGGAGCGGCGGCACGAGCTGCAAGATCTTGGCGACCTCCCTCGGCTCGTCCCCGGCCAGCTCGTCGACGTCGGCGTCGTACTCGGCGACGGTGAAGGTGACGCCGTCGCCCGGCTGGAAGTGGAGCTCGTAGCGGTCGTCGTTCCCCGGGGTGAGGCGGAGGCGGCCGGCTAGCGGGTAGAAGACGCCGAGAGCTTTGGACAGCGAGGACTTGAGGTTGGAGAGGATGGTGGTGATGTCGTCGCCGGTGCCTGGGGTGAGGCGGTAGAAGAAGACGCGCTCCACAGGCGGGGAGTTGAGCCAGAAGACGTCGAAAAAGTTGAGTGGCAGGGAGCAGTCCGTCTCCGGCACCGGCGG
Coding sequences within it:
- the LOC127339316 gene encoding uncharacterized protein — protein: MGKSVDNTTTSPNPSPTPFSYIASIKSHVPVTLDLQESNYAKWRELFLVALGRYGLTAHVLGTTGATPSDTSPTSDWARDDYTVLSWIYGSISSDLLGIIMAPGSTARQIWDAPASLFHDNKKSRALAIDAEFRNTPQGDMSVHDYCSKLKSFADALADVGQPVSDETLVLTVLRGLNEKFSHLRSFLPYQVPFPTFLQTRSALVLEEAQKKTDAKNAAASALWASGNSINTHAGGERAPSAGRGGGSGSTDPRPPSPYQPGLFINSGRGGGYGGRRGRGGGRGRGRDNNSPWMYNLWTGLPTRAAQQQQQLQLAPWQPRWRAPTAGVLGPRPGHQAYTATGQQLPPMTPTWNNGLMIPPQQHVSQQQLDPALLTALQNMHLPGNQEWFMDSGASSHMASDHGSSHQDRDSSMQ
- the LOC127339315 gene encoding malonyl-coenzyme:anthocyanin 5-O-glucoside-6'''-O-malonyltransferase-like, which gives rise to MFENIPQIHTHARGNDEFNPVRPHLSRSLPSRHSLQVPTTSRVGPTLMAPILKLSVLESAVVAPSPPVPETDCSLPLNFFDVFWLNSPPVERVFFYRLTPGTGDDITTILSNLKSSLSKALGVFYPLAGRLRLTPGNDDRYELHFQPGDGVTFTVAEYDADVDELAGDEPREVAKILQLVPPLPVGVGPVLTVQATVLRGGRGLAVGLALHHAACDGASSTRFLHTWAAAAGTGIGAPPPPVMDRTLVDDPSGGRPLYKLPSTDEMEHVKMADDQLVATFTLSKEDIQQVKDVVVAAAGARPPRCTSLVATFGFIWSCYQRAKHDAASNSGETYFVFPIDKRSRMKPDPIPDEYFGNCIGAVMQAAPKNQLAAAGSDGLLAACTAVAAAIEQAVGKLESPEKIALWVERIREASASGGGVMSVAGSPRFRVYDVDFGFGRPAKVEIVSVARTGAMAVAESRQSNGGIEVGMSLPPAGMQRFQTCFHDTITWLHQQ